The following DNA comes from Methanosarcina vacuolata Z-761.
TGGATGAAATTTCCAGAGCTGTAAACCAGAGCCTGGAGCTTGGGTCTTATCTTATTTCTTTCGACGGCGGGGAGACCATGCTTCGAGATGATCTTGTAGAGATGGTAGCCAGAGTAGATAAATCCAGGGCAATTACTACCTGTCTCACCTCAGGTTTCAAGCTTTCCGAAGAAAGGGCAAAGGATCTGAAAGCCGCAGGGTTATATGCATCAAGAATTAGTCTGGACAGCCCATATGAAGCCGAACACGACCGTATTCGGGGCCGAGAAGGTGCATACAAAGATTCAATCACCGGAATCAAAAATTCAATCAACGCCGGGATCCTGACTGATATGTTTGTGGTTGTTTCTCCTCACAATATCGATGACCTTGAAGAATTTTACAACCTTGCATTTAACCTTGGAATGCATGAACTTTCAATATATGAAATTATTGCAGTCGGGCGCTGGCTTGAGCACGAAGATGAGGTAATAGGGGAAAACGATGTCTCAAGGCTTGAGAAATTCCAGAAAAAAATGAACTCTAAACCTGAAGGCCCCAGGGTAACCGCGTTTCCTTATTTCCTGGGCCCGAGTCTTTTTGGGTGCTTTGCAGGAAGACGGTGGGTGCACATTGCTTCGGACGGGGAAGTAATGCCGTGTGCCTACACTCCTCTCTCCTTTGGAAATATCTGTGAAGAGCCCCTGGAAACTATCTGGAAGCGTATGGGTAAGCACAAAGCCTACAAAAAAGATGATGCCGCATATTGCATGATGCGCAACCCTGATTTCAGGAAAGAATATATTCATACAATACCCCAGGGCGCAAAGATCCCTTACCGAGTTAAATAACATTTTTTATGTTATTTTTTAACTTTATTTTTTCGATTGTTGACTTTAGTAATAAGTATTTTTAGAGCTTTTTTTATGAAATAACCCTTTTTCCTTTGAAAAATGGTTAATTTTCTAATTTAAATTTTGAATACTGATGCTTGCATACTGGATCTATCTGTCTTCTGAGCCCGGACAAAAGTCCATTTTTCAAAAGTTAACTTTTGATGGTTTGATTTTCTCGAAAATGGACTTGACTAGATAAAAATTTTCACAGTTTTGGTGGAATAAAGCAACTTATTATAAGTACTTAAAAACACCATTAAAAGCGTTTATTTTAAAAAAAAGAGGCTAAAATTCCTTGAATAAATTGATTCATTTATAATTTTTTAACTGACTTTAATAGAGTTTTGAATATATTCTC
Coding sequences within:
- a CDS encoding radical SAM protein, encoding MRVYDSPVLKVNASTENEKIVLDTEGPLSQLAKPFLKRINNIFAEEKPISVDENEIIFSTWIPPIPGPVFSRVIGAEIAAIRKKRVPDQFSIGITARCPNRCIHCGAAGIKPEKELTLDEISRAVNQSLELGSYLISFDGGETMLRDDLVEMVARVDKSRAITTCLTSGFKLSEERAKDLKAAGLYASRISLDSPYEAEHDRIRGREGAYKDSITGIKNSINAGILTDMFVVVSPHNIDDLEEFYNLAFNLGMHELSIYEIIAVGRWLEHEDEVIGENDVSRLEKFQKKMNSKPEGPRVTAFPYFLGPSLFGCFAGRRWVHIASDGEVMPCAYTPLSFGNICEEPLETIWKRMGKHKAYKKDDAAYCMMRNPDFRKEYIHTIPQGAKIPYRVK